The proteins below come from a single Micropterus dolomieu isolate WLL.071019.BEF.003 ecotype Adirondacks linkage group LG05, ASM2129224v1, whole genome shotgun sequence genomic window:
- the LOC123971112 gene encoding ras-related protein Rab-5A-like isoform X2, which translates to MANRGGATRPNGPNAGNKICQFKLVLLGESAVGKSSLVLRFVKGQFHEFQESTIGAAFLTQTVCLDDTTVKFEIWDTAGQERYHSLAPMYYRGAQAAIVVYDITNEESFARAKNWVKELQRQASPNIVIALSGNKADLANKRAVDFQVDCFGDVVLLYTHVCACVYTEWSRAGELHELTTTRYVT; encoded by the exons ATGGCCAATCGGGGAGGAGCTACGAGACCCAATGGACCCAATGCAGGGAACAAGATCTGTCAGTTTAAGCTGGTGCTGTTGGGGGAGTCAGCTGTTGGCAAGTCCAGCTTAGTTCTCCGCTTCGTCAAGGGTCAGTTCCATGAGTTCCAGGAGAGCACAATAGGAG CGGCCTTTCTCACCCAGACAGTGTGCCTAGATGACACAACGGTGAAGTTTGAAATCTGGGACACTGCAGGCCAGGAGCGTTACCACAGTTTGGCACCCATGTATTACAGAGGAGCACAGGCCGCCATCGTGGTCTACGACATCACAAATGAG GAGTCCTTTGCACGAGCAAAGAACTGGGTGAAAGAGCTGCAAAGACAAGCTAGCCCGAATATAGTCATCGCACTGTCAGGCAACAAGGCTGACCTAGCCAACAAGAGAGCTGTCGACTTCCAG GTTGACTGCTTTGGGGATGTTGTATTGCTGTATACacacgtgtgtgcgtgtgtatacacggagtggagcagagcaggtgaacTACATGAGTTGACAACAACTCGTTACGTTACATAA
- the LOC123971112 gene encoding ras-related protein Rab-5A-like isoform X1 codes for MANRGGATRPNGPNAGNKICQFKLVLLGESAVGKSSLVLRFVKGQFHEFQESTIGAAFLTQTVCLDDTTVKFEIWDTAGQERYHSLAPMYYRGAQAAIVVYDITNEESFARAKNWVKELQRQASPNIVIALSGNKADLANKRAVDFQHFGVQEDDNNAVFPQVDCFGDVVLLYTHVCACVYTEWSRAGELHELTTTRYVT; via the exons ATGGCCAATCGGGGAGGAGCTACGAGACCCAATGGACCCAATGCAGGGAACAAGATCTGTCAGTTTAAGCTGGTGCTGTTGGGGGAGTCAGCTGTTGGCAAGTCCAGCTTAGTTCTCCGCTTCGTCAAGGGTCAGTTCCATGAGTTCCAGGAGAGCACAATAGGAG CGGCCTTTCTCACCCAGACAGTGTGCCTAGATGACACAACGGTGAAGTTTGAAATCTGGGACACTGCAGGCCAGGAGCGTTACCACAGTTTGGCACCCATGTATTACAGAGGAGCACAGGCCGCCATCGTGGTCTACGACATCACAAATGAG GAGTCCTTTGCACGAGCAAAGAACTGGGTGAAAGAGCTGCAAAGACAAGCTAGCCCGAATATAGTCATCGCACTGTCAGGCAACAAGGCTGACCTAGCCAACAAGAGAGCTGTCGACTTCCAG cattttggaGTGCAAGAGGATGACAACAACGCAGTGTTTCCACAGGTTGACTGCTTTGGGGATGTTGTATTGCTGTATACacacgtgtgtgcgtgtgtatacacggagtggagcagagcaggtgaacTACATGAGTTGACAACAACTCGTTACGTTACATAA